The genomic segment AGCGATCATTGGATGCTATTGTAGGATGCCCATGCGCTTTGCGACCCGCTCCAGTGTATCGAGAGCCTGATCGAGGTTCGCCCTTGTGTGCTCGCTGGTGACAATGAGTCGGATGCGGGCCTTGCCTTCCGGGACTGTGGGGAACGCGATGCCTGTGCCCATGACTCCTTCGTCGAACAGTGCGCGTGAGAAGTCCATGGTAAGGCGGCCTTCCCCGAGGATGACGGGCGTGATGGGCGTTTCGGTTGCCGGAGTGTTCACACCGCCGACGTTGAAACCGGCGCGGCGCAATTCACGCTGGAAGTAACGGGTGTTCTCCCACAGGCGGTCGATGCGCTCAGGTTCCTGTTCGAGGATGTCGAACGCGGCGATGCAGGTGGCGGCCACCGACGGCGGATGCGATGTGGAGAACAGGAAGGGACGCGCGCGGTGGTAGAGATAGTCGATGAGATCGCGGGAGCCGCAGACGTAACCTCCTAAAGCGCCGATAGCTTTCGAGAGGGTTCCCACTTGTACATCGACGCGGCCGTGCATGCCGAAGTGATCGATGCTGCCGCGTCCGTTGCGGCCCAGCACGCCGGAGGCGTGGGCATCGTCGACCATCATAATGGCGCCGTACTTCTCGGCGAGCGCGCCGAGCTTATCGACGGGGCCGATGTCTCCATCCATGGAGAAGACTCCGTCGGTGATTACGAGCTTGCGGCCGGGCTCGTTGGCGACCTCTTGGAGGAGTTCCTCGCAGTGGGCTACGTCTTTGTGGCGGAAGACCTTGATCTTGGCGCGGGAGAGACGGGCACCGTCGATGATGCTGGCGTGGTTCAGCTCGTCCGAGAGGATGAAGTCTTCTTTGCCAAGGATGGCGCTCACGGTGCCGGCGTTAGCGGCGAATCCGCTTTGGAAAACCACGCAGGCTTCGACGTTCTTGAAGCGCGCGATCTTCTCCTCCAGGTCCATATGAATCTTCATGGTGCCGGCGATGGTCCGGACGGCGCCGGAGCCCACGCCGAGCTCGCGTGTGGCTTTGAGGGCGGCTTCAATGAGCTCGGGATGGTTGGCCAGGCCGAGGTAGTTGTTGCTGGCCAGGTTGATGACCTGCTTGCCGTCGTAATGGCAGACGGGGGCCTGCTGGTCCTCGAGGACGCGGAGACGGAAGTGAGTTCCCTTCTGCTTGAGTTCGTTGAGGGCGTCTGTCAGGTAGGCGAGCTGGGGGCGGTCGGCGGAAGACATGGTGGCAACCTCACGATACAGGGTACAGGCACGGGGGGCGGGGGGCTCATGC from the Occallatibacter riparius genome contains:
- a CDS encoding glycine C-acetyltransferase, with protein sequence MSSADRPQLAYLTDALNELKQKGTHFRLRVLEDQQAPVCHYDGKQVINLASNNYLGLANHPELIEAALKATRELGVGSGAVRTIAGTMKIHMDLEEKIARFKNVEACVVFQSGFAANAGTVSAILGKEDFILSDELNHASIIDGARLSRAKIKVFRHKDVAHCEELLQEVANEPGRKLVITDGVFSMDGDIGPVDKLGALAEKYGAIMMVDDAHASGVLGRNGRGSIDHFGMHGRVDVQVGTLSKAIGALGGYVCGSRDLIDYLYHRARPFLFSTSHPPSVAATCIAAFDILEQEPERIDRLWENTRYFQRELRRAGFNVGGVNTPATETPITPVILGEGRLTMDFSRALFDEGVMGTGIAFPTVPEGKARIRLIVTSEHTRANLDQALDTLERVAKRMGILQ